The following proteins come from a genomic window of Methanocella conradii HZ254:
- the lipA gene encoding lipoyl synthase, whose protein sequence is MQGPSLEKPAWLKVRLPRTDRYGIVKETLSEMGLNSVCASSKCPNAFECWDNGSLTFMILGKVCTRACRFCAVEHGRYGEEVDPKEPYRVAEAAKRLGLSYIIITSVDRDDLEDYGAMHFASCIKEVKEQNPSTRAEAIIPDFCGREDLLLKVIEAGPDVITHNIETVERLTPLVRDHRAGFYRSMGVLKSVKGFKPSIITKSSMMLGLGEEEEEVKETIRRLREIGVDLLTLGQYLRPGEGSMPVQRYVHPEEFERLRELALSIGFKAVAAGPFIRSSYHASKYFSRVDGHDR, encoded by the coding sequence ATGCAGGGTCCATCTCTTGAAAAGCCGGCATGGCTAAAGGTCAGGCTGCCGAGGACGGATAGGTATGGCATCGTTAAGGAGACCCTGTCAGAGATGGGCCTGAACTCGGTGTGCGCAAGCTCGAAATGCCCTAACGCCTTCGAATGCTGGGATAATGGGTCCCTTACCTTCATGATACTGGGGAAGGTTTGCACCCGTGCATGCCGGTTCTGCGCAGTCGAGCACGGCCGCTATGGGGAGGAAGTCGACCCTAAGGAGCCATACAGGGTGGCCGAGGCGGCAAAAAGGCTTGGCCTATCCTATATAATCATAACGTCGGTGGACCGAGATGACCTCGAAGACTACGGCGCCATGCACTTTGCCAGCTGCATTAAGGAGGTAAAAGAGCAAAACCCCTCTACTAGAGCTGAGGCGATTATACCTGATTTCTGTGGCCGCGAGGACCTTTTATTAAAGGTGATAGAGGCAGGGCCGGATGTCATTACTCACAACATCGAGACGGTGGAAAGGCTTACGCCATTGGTAAGGGACCACAGGGCGGGATTTTACCGCTCGATGGGCGTTTTAAAGAGCGTTAAGGGATTTAAGCCTTCCATCATCACCAAGTCCTCGATGATGCTCGGCCTCGGGGAGGAAGAGGAGGAGGTTAAGGAGACGATTCGTAGGCTTCGGGAGATAGGTGTAGATTTGCTCACGCTGGGGCAATACCTCCGGCCGGGCGAAGGGTCGATGCCCGTCCAGAGGTACGTACATCCCGAGGAGTTCGAGCGGTTAAGGGAGCTTGCCCTCTCCATTGGCTTCAAGGCCGTAGCGGCAGGCCCATTCATCAGGAGCTCATATCACGCTTCAAAATATTTTAGCCGGGTTGATGGACATGATAGATGA
- the pdhA gene encoding pyruvate dehydrogenase (acetyl-transferring) E1 component subunit alpha, translating to MDMIDDKHLFRLIAGETFHIVEQDGTASEADPGLPPDTLLEMYRMMVQARAFDEKALKLQRMGKMGTYAPLSGQEAVQIGSAFALGEEDWMVPSYREAGAMMARGVPMKLQYMMWMGNDLGNRIPDGVNCLPISIPVGSQMLHATGFAWAAKVRKEKYAVICYFGDGATSRGDFHESLNFAGVFQVPAVFVCSNNGYAISTPVKDQTHADTLAQKAVAYGIRGYRADGMDALAMYVIVKEALERAKKGEGPTLIEALCYRYGPHTTADNPDLYRQKEEVEKIKRERDPIARFRNYLVKKGLWDDAKEKSLLEEIDGLVDAAAKEAEQSPPPTLEDLARNVFARIPEYLAEEVEYYKKVQGGARQ from the coding sequence ATGGACATGATAGATGATAAACACCTTTTTAGGCTGATAGCGGGCGAGACGTTCCATATAGTTGAGCAAGATGGCACGGCAAGCGAGGCGGACCCGGGGCTTCCGCCGGACACGCTGCTAGAGATGTACCGGATGATGGTACAGGCAAGGGCCTTCGACGAGAAGGCGCTAAAGCTTCAAAGGATGGGAAAGATGGGCACGTATGCGCCCCTGAGCGGGCAGGAGGCGGTACAGATAGGCAGCGCGTTTGCCCTGGGGGAGGAAGACTGGATGGTGCCATCATACCGTGAAGCAGGGGCGATGATGGCAAGGGGGGTGCCCATGAAGCTCCAATACATGATGTGGATGGGCAACGATCTAGGGAATCGCATCCCTGACGGCGTTAATTGCCTGCCCATCTCTATACCCGTCGGAAGCCAGATGCTTCATGCTACGGGCTTCGCCTGGGCAGCGAAGGTGAGAAAGGAAAAATATGCGGTTATTTGCTACTTTGGCGATGGCGCTACGTCCAGGGGGGATTTCCATGAGAGCCTTAACTTTGCGGGCGTATTCCAGGTGCCCGCCGTCTTTGTATGCTCTAATAATGGCTACGCAATTTCTACGCCTGTAAAGGACCAGACTCACGCCGATACGCTCGCCCAGAAGGCCGTTGCCTATGGTATTAGGGGCTATCGCGCGGATGGCATGGACGCTCTCGCAATGTACGTTATTGTAAAGGAGGCTTTGGAGAGAGCGAAAAAAGGCGAGGGCCCTACGTTGATCGAGGCGCTTTGCTACCGCTATGGGCCTCACACGACAGCGGATAATCCCGACCTTTACAGGCAAAAGGAGGAAGTTGAGAAGATAAAAAGAGAAAGGGACCCAATTGCCCGCTTTAGAAACTATTTGGTAAAAAAGGGGCTGTGGGATGACGCTAAGGAGAAGTCCCTTCTTGAGGAGATAGACGGCCTCGTAGACGCTGCGGCTAAAGAGGCGGAGCAGTCGCCGCCGCCCACGCTGGAAGACCTCGCGAGGAACGTGTTCGCCCGGATTCCGGAGTATCTTGCTGAAGAAGTGGAATACTATAAAAAAGTGCAGGGAGGCGCTCGCCAATGA